The genomic interval GTAATTGTAGTTGTGTTGCAGGTTCTTTGGGCCCTACAGTATGGACGTGGTCACCAGCACAGCCTTCAGTGTGGACATGGACTCTCTGAACAACCCTTCAGACCCATTTGTCTCCAACGTCAAGAAGATGATCAAGTTTGATCTGTTCAACCCACTGTTCCTCCTAATctgtgagaccacacacacacacagacacaaggaCACAAAGTTGTACTTTTTAATCAAATGCAGTTGTATATCTTTTTATAAAATtttgtctccacctctcctcatcctccccaacctctcccctcctcccttcctcttctcctctcccgtcctccactcctctcctcttccctcccttcctcctccctcctcctcttctctcctccttctccagtGCTGTTTCCCTTCACTGGTCCTATCTTGGAGAAGATGAAGTTTTCTTTCTTCCCGACTGCGGTGTTGGACTTCTTTTACGCCTCGCTGGCTAAGATCAAATCTGGACGTGACACTGGGAACTCAACTGTAAACatgttttatatttatatttgattGTTATGTTGATATTTTCATCTGTACATTTGTATTGTAatattctgtatttatttattatataacTATGTAACTATGTAATGTAACTAGTGATGGACACCAATATGAAACGTCCATATCGATATTATGTTGAAATTTAAAAACACTATTATTGGGACCCAAATATCTACATTCATATTAGAATCTGTTTGTGTTGGTTGTGATTGGATGAGATCCAGTagaatgtgtttgtgttggttgtgATTGGACCAGATCAATTAGAATCTGTTTGTGTTGGTTGTGATTGGACCAGATCCAGTAGAATCTGTTTGTGTTGGTTGTGATTGGACCAGATCAATTAGAATCTGTTTGTGTTGGTTGTGATTGGACCAGATCCAGTAGAATCTGTTTGTGTTGGTTGTGATTGGACATATTTGACCTAAATTCATTCTGCTCGCAGAATCGGGTGGATTTCTTACAACTGATGATTGACTCTCAGAAAGGCAACGACACAAAGACAGGAGAGGAACAGACTAAAGGTACCTGCCAAACACAAACCTGGAAACTACTGTTACAAACACGCACCTGTAAACTACTGTTACAAACAAACACCTGTAAATTACAGTTTCAAACAGACACCTTTAAACTACtgttacaaacacacacctgtaaactactgttacaaacacacacctgtaaCCGACTGctacaaacacacacctgtaaCCGACTGctacaaacacacacctgttaACAACATacacctgtagtctactgttccaAACACACACCTGTTACAAACTATtctcatggtctctctctctatttctcttctcctctccccttctctcctttcctctactctcctctcctctccctctctccttctacaGGACTGACTGATCATGAGATCTTGTCTCAGGCCATGATCTTCATCTTCGGTGGCTACGAGACCAGCAGCACTACTATGAGTTTCCTGGCCTATAACCTGGCAACCAACCcccacaccctgaccaaactgcAGGAGGAGATAGATACTGTGTTCCCCAACAAGGTATTGTGATGTGTATGTAACCCCGGTGTcagatgtggtgaggtactgattTGTATGTAACCACAGTGTCAAatgtggtgaggtactgatgtgtatgtaaccacggtgccagatgtggtgaggtactgatttgtatgtaaccacggtgccagatgtggtgaggtactAATGTGTATGTAACCCCggtgccagatgtggtgaggtactgatgtgtatgtaaccacggtgccagatgtggtgaggtactgatgtgtgtgtaaccccggtgccagatgtggtgaggtactgatgtgtatgtaaccccggtgccagatgtggtgaggtactgatgtTTTTGTAACCCCGGTGTcagatgtggtgaggtactgatttgtatgtaaccacggtgccagatgtggtgaggtactgatgtgtgtgtaaccccggtgccagatgtggtgaggtactgatgtgtatgtaaccacggtgccagatgtggtgaggtactgatgtgtatgtaaccacggtgccagatgtggtgaggtactgatgtgtgtgtaaccatggtgccagatgtggtgaggtactgatgtgtatgtaaccacggtgccagatgtggtgaggtactgatgtgtgtgtatccacggtgccagatgtggtgaggtactgatgtgtgtgtaaccccggtgccagatgtggtgaggtactgatgtgtatgtaaccccggtgccagatgtggtgaggtactgatgtgtatgtaaccacggtgccagatgtggtgaggtactgatgtgtgtgtaaccccggtgccagatgtggtgaggtactgatgtgtatgtaaccccggtgccagatgtggtgaggtactgatgtTTTTGTAACCCCGGTGTcagatgtggtgaggtactgatttgtatgtaaccacggtgccagatgtggtgaggtactgatgtgtGTGTATCCACGGTGCAGGCTCCAATCCAGTACGAAGCTCTGCTGCAGATGGACTATTTGGACTGTGTGTTGAACGAGTCTCTGAGACTGTACCCCATCGTCCCGCGACTGGATAGGGTCGCCAAGAAGACGGTGGAGATCAACGGCATCGTCATCCCCAAAGACTGCGTTGTTCTGGTTCCCACGTGGACCCTCCACCGTGACCCAGAAATCTGGTCCGACCCTGAGGAGTTCAAACCAGAGAGGTACTGGACCGCACCGTAACCACAATCCAACCATAACACAACCTTAATACAACCACAGTACTACCATAACACAACCTTAATACAACCACAGTACAACCAGAATACAACCTTAATACAACCACAGTACAACCATAACACAACCTTAATACAACCACAGTACAACCAGAATAAAAACACAAGATCATTACTAAATTTTGCCTTACACGTAACTAGAGTGCATCATAGTACTTCAGTGCAATGTGCTTTTTGTCTGAACCACAACCACAAATGAACTACAACACAATGTGTAATGTGTCTGAACCACAACCACAAATGAACTACAACACAATGTGCAATGTGTCTGCCCTCTCCCTGTCCAGGTTCAGTAAGGAGAACAAGGAGTCTATTGATCCGTACACGTACATGCCGTTTGGGGCGGGGCCCAGGAACTGTATCGGGATGCGCTTCGCCCTGATCATGATCAAACTGGCCATGGTCGAGATCCTCCAGAGTTTCACTTTCTCCGTCTGCGACGAGACCGAGGTGAGACGCTCACCTGAGCAGACAGAATATGACATCATCAAACATCACTATCATTCATAGATAGAGGCTGCACTTGccaccacctgttttaacatggtcactgcctgttttaacatggtcactgcctgttttaacatggtcaccacctgttttaacatggtcactgcctgttttaacatggtcaccacctgttttaacatggtcaacacctgttttaacatgggcaccgcctgttttaacatgggcaccgcctgttttaacatggtcaccacctgttttaacatggtcactgcctgttttaacatgggcaccgcctgttttaacatggtcaccgtctgttttaacatggtcactgcctgttttaacatgggcaccgcctgttttaacatggtcaccgtctgttttaacatggtcaccgcctgttttaacatggtcactgtctgttttaacatggtcagcacctgttttaacatggccTGTTATTCTCTGTAGATCCTGTTGGAGATGGACAACCAGGGTTCTGGTCTGTTATTCTCTGTAGATCATGATGGAGATGGACAACCAGGGTTCTGTTCTGTTATTCTCTGTAGATCCCGTTGGAGATGGACAACCAGGGTTCTGTTCTGTTATTCTCTGTAGATCCCGTTGGAGATGGACAACCAGGGTTCAGTTCTGTTATTTTATTCTCTGTAGATCCCGTTAGAGATGGACATCCAGGGTCTGCTGATGCCAAAACGACCAATCAAACTGAGGCTGGAGCCCCGTAGCAACACCCCTAGCAACACCACCGCCACCTCTCCAACAACATGACCGAATGCAGGAGCACCCTACCCTGGagtacccttctctctctctctctctctctctctctctctctctccccctctctcccccctacacacaAAAGGGCTAtactacagacagaaatactcctcgcCCCGCTAAtgatcctgggctggtgtggttacatgtggtctgcgtttgtgaggccggttggacgtactgccaaattctctaaaataacgttggaggcggcttatggtaaagaaatgaacattaaattctctggaaaTAGCTCTGGATTCCTGCATTCCTGCAGTCCGCATGCCAATTGCTGACTGTGGCATTGCGatatgtgttgtgtgacaaaactgcacattttagagtggccttttattgtccccaggacaaggtgcacctgtgtaatgatcatgctgtttaatcagtttcttggtatgccacacctgtcaggtggatggactatcTTGACAAAGGATGAAATGCTCACCAACAAGGATGGAAACATTTGTGGACAACATTTTAGGGAAACaggctttttgtgcgtatggaacatttctgggatcttttatttcagctcatgaaacatttttGTTCAACCGCctcactatctatctatctatcgatCGGCTACTGAATATTCAGTCCTGACCCTGCTATAGGCTACTGAATATTCAGTCCTTATCCTAACCCTGCTATAGGCTACTGAATATTCAGTCCTGACCCTGTTATAGGATACTGAATATTCAGGCTGGGATTCAATATGCTACTTAATATAATATGATAATAGGACTGCATTCACGATGAATTTCAGTTCAGTCAGTTCAATCATAAATTAATTCTGGTCTCAGTTTGAGTAGGACTCAGAAACCCATTTCCACCAGATGAAAGAAAGATAGTAATACTATGGATGCATTAGGGGTACATGTCTTGTTAAAGTTAGACACCAGGAGGTATTAAATCCATGGCATGATGTCATGTCTGGATCCTGCACACTACTGGCTGGTGGCTGGAATTCTCCTAGAATGTAGAACTCTAGCtggtgttctgtagaactctcaTTCTGTTCCTCTGGGGGTTCTGCTGTCCAGTCATTCCAAAATAGAATCTTTACTGTCTGTTGAGATGATCCCTGCAGCTGCTTTGCTTCAACTTTAATCATCACAAACCAATAAAAATCATCACACTAATGAACAAGGTCGTCTGTGTATTTATTAACATTCAGAAGACAAAACgtaagacacaaacacacaaatataCATGAGAACAATCAATATAGATTGATTTGTGTTATTTATCAAGACATACTGTGTTTCTATTTTAAATCAGCTTGGCCTAATTGTAGTGTTACGACTTGGTCATCTGCATACGTTTCTGTTCAGATCCCAATACCGCCCTTGTGTGGCCGTTGGATGTAAATACACAGCCCAGGTCCCATTACAAACTATTTATCCACTTTACACGTTTTACAGCTCTTGTACTTTCGGCATTTATAAACACAGTGCAGAGAATCGAGCAAAGTTCACATAGAGCAAAGTTCACACAAAGCAAAGTTCACATAGAGCTACTACATTGTGAAGTAATTCCTCCCAGTTCAGCCTTTAGTGcctattgaacattcatatttaAATGTACAGCCTTACTTATGGATTTGGGAAGTATTTTCCCATagtcaaagtcctgcaataagagctacgatgctaatatttgtgtaaactcttcaCATTTCATGGACCCAAGATCCAGAGGTGACGCTGTACAGTGCAATAGAAGTATGTCCCAATGCAATTCTGATACAGCCACAGTGCTACTTCAACTATGTTTTGTGTGTCAAATTAACTACGTATTGTCTTTTGTTTAATtcatataacaacattccaaccctGTTCAGCATTATCTAATCCAAATGTGGTATTATTACTATTTATGTCTGTTTGCATCAGTTTCAATATTGGACCCTTATTTTGAAGGCGAACTGCAAATTCCATTGTGGCTCATCCTTATTCTAGCTAGCATCACACATGTGTTTTTCCGACGGGATACAATAATCCCTTGCAACCTGCACGGTCTCAAACAGAGTACGGAGAAGAGCAACGGTCGGTAGTAGAGATCTGTCGCGTGCACAGAAGAACCACACTAGAACTGGACAGAAAAAACAACTCAAAACCTGTCAGCCCATCGGAGAAGTGAACTCGAACGAGCCTGAGAGAAAACGGGACCGTTGTTTTCAGAAGCAGCAGGGAGCCGAACCGGAGGAAAGATGATGAGTTTTCTGCCATACTTCTCTGCTGAGACCTGGACCCTCCTGGCCCTCCTCATCACCCTCATTGTAGTGTAAggtcttcaaatcaaatgttatttgtcacatgcatcgTAGTTTATGTCGTGGAAATATtcaatcgataatatttcacaaATACCGGAGCCTGTGAATTCAAATATACTTTTAGTACGACATAATAAAAGCTGGTTCATGAAAACAATACAGACATGTTCTCGACTACGACAGGTGCATGCATGTAGGACCATGGCAACAGTCCATAGTAAATAACCAGACATGTTCTCGACTAAGACAGGTGCATGCATGTAGGACCATAGCAACAGTCCATAGAAATAACCAGACATGTCATCCTGCTGGCTCCTCTGAACGGAACACCCATGTTCTGGTGAAATCACAAGAGGTGTAACCATAGCAACAGTATATATTAGACCATACCAGTGTAACAAAAATAAACAGCCATGTCCACTCCCCAGACAGGTGCATGTCTAATGGTGTCTAATGACCCAAACCCACATAAAGAGTGCACTCATCTTGCGGATTATCCTGAAATGTATCATGGCCACAGATCTTCTGGAAAATGGTCAATATTAaccggtgtagactaacagtgaaatgtttacttaaggTTCCTTTCCCAACAATGTATCATAAATCAATTAGAGACCCAGATGgggacacaggaggcagatggttggagtcttagatGTTAAATAATTCAAAAAgaagtaggcaagagaatggttgtggacaggcaaaagggcacgagtccaggaggtacagagtggcaggctggCAGAATGTTCAGGCAGtcaggtacagagtccagaaacaggcaagggtcaaaatcgAGAGGACTAGGAAAAAGGAGAAAGAGCATAAGCAGGAGAATGggaaaaaccgctggttgacttggacatacaagacgaactggcacataGAGAcaagaaacacagggataaatacattgATCCAGAGAGTTGGGAAACACAGCGAttaatacactggtacagagagacaggaaacacagggataaatacactggtacagagagacaggaaacacagggataaatacactggtacagagagacaggaaacatagggataaatacactggtacagagagacaggaaacacagggataaatacactggtacagagagacaggaaacacagggataaatacactggtacagagagacaggaaacacagggataaatacactggtacagagagacaggaaacacagggataaatacactggtacagagagacaggaaacacagggataaatacactggcccagagagacaggaaacacagggataaatacactggtacagagagacaggaaacacagggataaatacactggtacagagagacaggaaacacagggataaatacactggtacagagagacaggaaacacagggataaatacactggtacagagagacaggaaacacagggatgaatacactggtacagagagacaggaaacatagggataaatacactggtacagagagacaggaaacaaagggataaatacactggtacagagagacaggaaacacagggataaatacactggtacagagagacaggaaacacagcgattaatacactggtacagagagacaggaaacacagggataaatacactggcccagagagacaggaaacaaagggataaatacactggtacagagagacaggaaacacagggataaatacactggtacagagagacaggaaacacagggataaatacactggcccagagagacaggaaacacagggataaatacactggtacagagagacaggaaacacagggataaatacactggtacagagagacaggaaacacagggataaatacactggtacagagagacaggaaacacagggataaatacactggcccagagagacaggaaacacagggataaatacactggtacagagagacaggaaacacagggataaatacactggtacagagagacaggaaacacagggataaatacactggtacagagagacaggaaacacagggataaatacactggtacagagagacaggaaacacagggataaatacactggtacagagagacaggaaacacagggataaatacactgggggaaacaagcgacacctggagggagggggtggagaaaacaacaaggacaggtgaaacagaccagGGTTTGACACAATGATAACATGGATATATGcagaataacatggttatatacacaataacatggttatataaagaaaaacatggctatatacagaatAACATGGTTATGTACAgattaacatggttatatacagattaacatggttatatacagattaacatggttatatacagaataacatggttatatacagaataacatggatatatacagaATAACATGGTAATATACAGAATACAATTGATATATAcagaataacatggctatatacagaatAACATGGTAATATACAgattaacatggttatatacagattaacatggttatatacaaaataacatagttatatacagaataacatggttatatacagaataacatggatatatacagaATAACATGGTAATATACAGAATACAATTGATATATAcagaataacatggctatatacagact from Salvelinus alpinus chromosome 2, SLU_Salpinus.1, whole genome shotgun sequence carries:
- the LOC139568404 gene encoding cytochrome P450 3A27-like isoform X4; the encoded protein is MSFLPYFSAETWTLLALLIALIVVIYDGRQPVLCIMDKSMIKTVLIKECYNIFTNRRNIILSGELFDAVSLAEDDTWRRIRSVLSPSFTSGRLKEMFGIMKQHSANLLNGMKKQADKDQAIEVKEFFGPYSMDVVTSTAFSVDMDSLNNPSDPFVSNVKKMIKFDLFNPLFLLILLFPFTGPILEKMKFSFFPTAVLDFFYASLAKIKSGRDTGNSTNRVDFLQLMIDSQKGNDTKTGEEQTKGLTDHEILSQAMIFIFGGYETSSTTMSFLAYNLATNPHTLTKLQEEIDTVFPNKAPIQYEALLQMDYLDCVLNESLRLYPIVPRLDRVAKKTVEINGIVIPKDCVVLVPTWTLHRDPEIWSDPEEFKPERFSKENKESIDPYTYMPFGAGPRNCIGMRFALIMIKLAMVEILQSFTFSVCDETEIPLEMDIQGLLMPKRPIKLRLEPRSNTPSNTTATSPTT